One Dokdonia sp. Dokd-P16 genomic window carries:
- a CDS encoding YjjG family noncanonical pyrimidine nucleotidase: MANITDIFFDLDHTLWDFDRNSGLAFAKIFELNNLSINYDEFLEVYSPINFQQWKWYREERITKAQLRYGRFKKTFDKMGISVTDDIIDRLSDDYINHLPENNFLFDGTIELLDYLAPNYKMHIITNGFQEVQTTKMEKSGLAPYFKTMTTSESANVKKPNPKIFHVAMEKAGATAGSSIMIGDTYEADVVGAINVGMDAICFNYHKLVLPQGIKEVNSIIQLRDHL; the protein is encoded by the coding sequence ATGGCTAACATTACAGATATTTTTTTTGACCTAGATCACACATTGTGGGACTTTGACCGTAATAGTGGTTTGGCTTTCGCCAAAATTTTTGAACTCAACAATCTGTCTATTAATTACGACGAGTTCTTAGAAGTTTATAGCCCTATAAATTTCCAGCAATGGAAATGGTATCGAGAAGAGCGCATTACAAAAGCACAACTGCGCTACGGAAGGTTTAAAAAAACCTTCGATAAAATGGGTATCTCTGTGACAGATGATATTATCGATAGACTCTCTGATGATTATATTAATCACCTACCAGAGAATAACTTTCTATTTGATGGAACTATAGAACTACTAGATTATCTAGCGCCTAATTATAAGATGCACATTATTACTAATGGTTTTCAAGAAGTACAAACTACTAAAATGGAAAAGTCAGGTCTTGCACCTTATTTTAAAACCATGACCACTAGCGAGTCTGCCAATGTGAAAAAGCCAAATCCTAAAATTTTTCATGTAGCTATGGAAAAGGCAGGCGCAACAGCCGGTAGTAGCATTATGATAGGCGATACTTATGAAGCAGATGTTGTAGGTGCTATTAATGTAGGTATGGATGCTATTTGTTTTAATTACCACAAACTAGTATTACCGCAGGGAATAAAAGAAGTCAATAGTATCATTCAGCTTAGAGATCATTTATAG
- a CDS encoding L-dopachrome tautomerase-related protein: MNKTILSLLVIFSIISCKNATETKEVEDTQESPVITEVASFTGQQVTGVTVSNEGRIFANFPRWRKGVENSVVEVLENNESVAFPNEQWNTWEDGKEINDSLFVAVQSVVAFKDDLYVVDTRNPLFGGVIDNPKIFVFDLTTNSLKRTYTITESSIHKDSYINDVRIDAKNNKAYFTDSGHAGLVVLDLESGESKRVLNEHTSTLAEVNQLTFPDGSTWENTVHSDGIALDVNNDILYYHALSGYSLYAIPTATLINGTQEEIENSVSLVKKTSAPDGMILDDSGNLYFADLENNKVMKMDTNTKEVSTLIEGDQVRWADTFSIYKGDLYYTNSRINEITGPLGDMKFTINKVSID; the protein is encoded by the coding sequence ATGAACAAAACAATACTATCGCTGCTTGTTATATTTTCTATTATAAGCTGCAAGAACGCTACAGAAACAAAAGAAGTAGAAGACACCCAAGAAAGCCCTGTAATCACTGAAGTAGCTTCTTTTACAGGACAACAGGTTACAGGTGTAACGGTGAGTAATGAGGGAAGAATATTTGCTAATTTCCCAAGATGGAGAAAAGGTGTAGAAAACTCTGTAGTTGAAGTATTAGAAAATAATGAGTCAGTCGCATTTCCTAATGAACAGTGGAATACATGGGAAGATGGAAAAGAAATTAATGATTCGCTTTTTGTAGCGGTGCAATCTGTAGTTGCATTTAAAGATGATCTGTATGTAGTGGATACTCGTAATCCACTATTTGGCGGAGTGATTGATAACCCTAAAATCTTTGTATTCGACTTAACGACAAACTCATTAAAACGCACCTACACTATTACAGAAAGTAGCATCCATAAAGACTCATACATAAACGATGTGCGTATAGATGCAAAAAACAATAAGGCTTACTTTACAGACTCTGGACATGCAGGACTTGTAGTTTTAGATCTTGAGTCTGGCGAATCTAAAAGAGTTTTAAATGAGCACACCTCAACACTAGCTGAAGTAAACCAACTTACATTTCCTGATGGCAGTACTTGGGAGAACACAGTACATTCTGATGGTATTGCATTAGATGTAAATAATGACATTTTATATTACCACGCATTAAGTGGTTATAGCTTATATGCTATCCCAACAGCAACACTTATTAATGGCACACAAGAAGAGATAGAAAATAGCGTGTCTTTAGTTAAAAAAACGAGCGCACCAGATGGGATGATACTTGATGATTCTGGTAACCTATACTTCGCCGACTTAGAAAATAATAAGGTGATGAAAATGGATACTAACACTAAAGAAGTTTCTACACTTATTGAGGGTGACCAAGTGCGCTGGGCAGATACCTTTAGTATTTACAAAGGTGATTTATACTACACCAACTCTAGAATTAATGAAATTACAGGTCCTCTAGGAGATATGAAATTTACTATCAATAAAGTGAGTATTGATTAA
- a CDS encoding ATP-grasp domain-containing protein, translated as MFLIDKPFASDFLIATIKENDYPIIATPVAKSIAQDDTLNWIDEQDAVAIYKDNPDTTLYSNSENALVWIEQHLGDSTLARQINILKDKVQFRELTKSLFPDFHFQKLSLTDVHLLDSATLKFPFVIKPSVGFFSIGVHIIQDQNDWEQAKNELHPEKLKSIFPKNVLDTTYFIIEEFIQGEEFAIDYYHNANGEVVILNILHHLFSSGKDTSDRVYCTSKEIITIHSAAIHEFLNALGQELQLKNFPAHAEIRIDASGKITPIEINPLRFGGFCTTGDSLGVTVDFNSYVCFRESKKPNWDHIFKGKEDKVFSIIILDNSTGIPAEDIKSFDYKKIAAKFEKPVLVRPLDIHSYPVFGFIFTETSLGNERELTDILISDLKEYVTT; from the coding sequence ATGTTTTTAATAGATAAGCCATTTGCATCAGATTTTCTTATTGCGACTATAAAGGAAAATGACTATCCCATTATTGCAACTCCCGTGGCAAAGTCCATCGCTCAAGATGACACGCTTAACTGGATAGATGAGCAGGATGCGGTAGCTATTTATAAAGATAATCCAGATACAACGCTATACTCTAACTCAGAAAATGCGTTAGTATGGATAGAACAGCACCTAGGAGATAGCACACTTGCTCGCCAGATAAATATTTTAAAGGATAAAGTCCAGTTCAGAGAGCTTACTAAAAGCTTGTTTCCAGATTTTCATTTTCAAAAGCTTTCTCTAACTGATGTACATCTTCTAGATTCGGCTACCTTAAAATTTCCTTTTGTTATAAAACCCAGTGTTGGCTTTTTCAGTATAGGTGTTCATATCATTCAAGATCAAAACGACTGGGAGCAAGCAAAGAATGAGCTACACCCAGAGAAGCTCAAAAGTATTTTTCCTAAAAATGTACTGGACACCACATATTTCATTATTGAAGAATTTATTCAAGGAGAAGAATTTGCTATAGATTACTATCACAATGCAAACGGTGAGGTTGTTATTTTAAACATTTTACACCACCTATTTTCTTCTGGAAAGGACACTAGTGATCGCGTTTATTGCACCTCAAAAGAGATTATCACCATACATAGTGCTGCCATACATGAATTTCTAAACGCATTAGGACAAGAGTTACAACTCAAGAATTTTCCAGCACATGCAGAGATACGCATAGATGCTTCTGGAAAAATCACACCTATTGAGATTAATCCGCTGCGTTTTGGAGGATTTTGTACTACAGGCGACTCACTTGGTGTTACCGTAGATTTTAATTCTTATGTATGCTTTCGCGAAAGCAAAAAACCTAACTGGGACCACATATTTAAAGGCAAGGAAGATAAAGTCTTTAGCATTATCATACTAGATAATAGCACAGGCATCCCTGCCGAAGATATCAAAAGTTTTGACTACAAAAAGATAGCTGCAAAGTTTGAAAAACCAGTATTAGTAAGGCCACTAGATATACATAGCTATCCCGTATTTGGATTTATTTTTACAGAGACAAGCCTTGGTAATGAGCGCGAACTCACAGATATCTTAATTTCTGATTTAAAGGAATACGTTACTACATAA
- a CDS encoding polysaccharide deacetylase family protein codes for MLLVYTHKITPRVSYTFKHICTRILGVPVQFTSKLEAFIAHEGPKLSYTNKKLGNELHIRSTDLLFDQGVLSMDVSVQDWDGVPCFFQIREATTEIPYDIFAATFYLLSRYEEYLPHVKDELGRFPASESLAGMHGFLQQPVIDIWIHRFAAVLVNSFPAIELKDSTYHTHMMVTVPQAFKYRKLGVLRMLGGYMRDIGKLRLREILKRTQVLVGARKDPYDTFGWLTNVQKNEKCLFQVFFQVGDYGKDGKNIKHSKRSFQSTIKMVGDYCKVGLLVSPQAARDKVSLGLERKRLEEIEHRPLRSIHISNFKLNLPHVYRDALDQEIQQDFTMGYDGIIGFRAGTSQSFLYYDLDYEIQTPLVINPVCMQSDAIINYKNHTIDFVLLKELQDRLKSMGGVFRISFSNASFDDIYSKKLFRHLLANG; via the coding sequence ATGTTACTCGTTTATACGCATAAAATTACACCTCGTGTTTCATATACATTCAAGCATATATGTACGCGTATTCTTGGAGTGCCAGTGCAGTTCACTAGTAAGCTAGAAGCTTTTATCGCTCACGAGGGGCCTAAACTTTCATATACCAACAAAAAATTAGGTAACGAACTTCACATAAGAAGTACAGACTTGCTCTTTGATCAAGGAGTGCTCTCTATGGATGTAAGTGTGCAAGACTGGGATGGAGTTCCGTGCTTTTTCCAAATAAGAGAAGCAACGACAGAGATTCCTTATGATATTTTTGCTGCAACATTTTACTTGTTAAGTAGGTATGAAGAGTATTTGCCACATGTAAAAGATGAGTTAGGACGCTTTCCTGCCTCAGAGAGTCTGGCGGGAATGCATGGTTTTTTACAGCAGCCAGTCATTGATATCTGGATACATCGTTTTGCTGCGGTATTAGTAAATAGTTTTCCGGCAATAGAATTAAAGGATAGTACCTATCATACCCACATGATGGTTACCGTACCTCAAGCTTTTAAATATAGAAAGCTAGGCGTGTTGCGTATGCTAGGTGGTTATATGCGAGATATAGGTAAATTACGCTTACGCGAAATTTTAAAGCGCACCCAAGTTCTAGTAGGCGCTCGTAAAGATCCTTATGACACTTTTGGGTGGCTTACAAATGTGCAAAAAAATGAGAAGTGTCTCTTTCAGGTATTTTTTCAAGTAGGAGATTATGGTAAGGACGGGAAGAATATAAAGCATTCTAAGCGCAGTTTTCAAAGCACCATAAAAATGGTGGGAGATTATTGTAAAGTAGGTCTGCTGGTTTCACCACAAGCAGCACGTGATAAGGTTTCTTTAGGTTTAGAACGTAAGCGTCTTGAAGAAATAGAGCACAGACCGTTGCGCAGTATACATATCTCAAATTTTAAATTGAATTTGCCACACGTATATCGAGATGCGTTAGATCAAGAGATTCAACAAGATTTTACCATGGGATATGATGGGATTATAGGCTTTAGAGCAGGTACATCGCAATCATTTTTATACTATGATCTCGATTATGAAATCCAGACGCCACTAGTGATAAATCCCGTGTGTATGCAGTCTGATGCAATTATAAATTATAAAAACCATACTATTGATTTTGTACTTCTCAAGGAGTTACAAGATCGCCTTAAAAGCATGGGAGGCGTGTTTAGAATTTCATTTTCTAACGCTTCCTTTGATGATATTTACAGTAAAAAACTCTTTAGACACTTACTAGCAAATGGCTAA
- the radC gene encoding RadC family protein yields MAIKTSTDAASYISIKNWSEDDRPREKLMIKGRSVLSDAELIAILISSGSREESAVALSKRILSQAENNLSELGKFSVKDLMKFKGIGEAKAVTIAAALELGRRRSGGETLSRKRISSSKDAYQILQPIIGELGHEEFWVLFLNNSNKVLRKEQVSKGGLTGTLVDVRLVMKTAIELSAVGMILGHNHPSGTLKPSQADKLLTAKLKTAAQSLDIQVLDHIIVTEKQYFSFADDGIL; encoded by the coding sequence ATGGCAATAAAAACATCAACAGACGCAGCTTCCTATATTTCTATAAAAAATTGGTCTGAAGATGATAGGCCCCGAGAGAAATTGATGATTAAAGGGCGATCTGTATTATCTGATGCAGAGTTAATCGCTATTTTAATAAGTTCTGGATCTCGTGAAGAAAGCGCAGTTGCACTAAGTAAGCGCATTCTCTCACAAGCTGAGAATAATCTTTCAGAGCTAGGTAAGTTTTCGGTAAAAGATTTAATGAAATTTAAAGGAATAGGAGAGGCAAAGGCAGTTACTATTGCTGCTGCGCTAGAACTAGGGAGAAGGAGAAGTGGTGGAGAGACGCTTTCGCGAAAGCGTATTTCTTCCTCAAAAGATGCTTATCAAATTTTACAACCTATAATAGGAGAGCTTGGTCATGAGGAATTCTGGGTGCTTTTTTTAAATAATTCAAATAAGGTGCTACGCAAGGAACAAGTGAGTAAAGGCGGACTTACGGGAACATTAGTTGATGTGCGGTTAGTCATGAAAACAGCTATAGAACTCAGTGCTGTCGGTATGATTTTAGGACATAATCACCCTTCTGGAACTCTTAAACCATCTCAGGCAGATAAGTTACTTACGGCCAAACTAAAAACGGCTGCGCAGAGTCTAGATATCCAAGTCTTAGACCATATTATTGTGACCGAAAAGCAGTATTTTAGCTTTGCCGATGACGGCATTCTATAA
- a CDS encoding MarC family protein gives MSEIITSIFFIFAVIDPIGSIPVYLEATKEFDLRHKKKIAIRASVIAFLILLFFIVIGQLILEGMSVSLNAFQISGGVILFLFALTMIFGDGKPEEEKSKITDYKHVTIFPIAIPSIASPGAIMAVVLMTDNHIYSIQEQFIATALVLFVIGLTCLILLGANKLQERIGNYGITVISKIMGLILAAYAVQSILSGISAYFGTATA, from the coding sequence ATGTCTGAAATCATCACTTCCATTTTCTTCATTTTTGCAGTGATCGACCCTATAGGATCTATCCCTGTATATCTAGAAGCTACAAAAGAATTTGATTTACGTCACAAAAAGAAAATTGCTATTAGAGCTTCTGTGATAGCATTTTTAATACTCTTATTTTTTATTGTGATAGGGCAGCTCATTCTTGAGGGTATGTCTGTATCCTTAAATGCCTTCCAGATTTCTGGAGGTGTCATACTATTTCTATTTGCGCTGACTATGATTTTTGGCGATGGTAAACCAGAGGAGGAAAAAAGCAAGATTACAGATTACAAACACGTTACCATTTTCCCTATTGCGATACCATCTATTGCTTCACCTGGGGCAATTATGGCAGTAGTTTTAATGACAGATAATCACATTTACTCCATACAAGAGCAGTTTATAGCTACAGCGCTCGTGCTATTTGTGATAGGACTTACTTGCTTGATTTTACTTGGAGCAAATAAACTTCAAGAACGCATAGGTAACTACGGGATTACAGTCATTAGTAAAATAATGGGACTCATCTTGGCCGCATATGCTGTACAAAGTATTTTAAGCGGAATAAGTGCTTATTTTGGAACCGCTACGGCTTAA